CAGCACCGGGTTGGCCAGCGACACGGTCTGCCAGAACGGCGGCAGCAAGGTAATGGAGTAGAACACCCCGCCCAGGTAAGTCAGCGGCGTCAGCACGAAGGTCGGGATGATCGAGATATCATCGAAATTGCGCGCAAACACGGCGTTGATAAACCCCAGCAGCGAGAAGATCGTCGCCGTCAGTACCACCACCAGAATGGTGACGCCCAGGTGATGCACTTGCAGGTGGGTGAAGAACAGCGACAGCAGCGTCACGATCACCCCGACCATCAAGCCACGCAGCACGCCGCCCAGGGTGTAGCCGATGAGGATGGTGTGCGGCGACACTGGCGAGACCATCAGTTCTTCGATGGAGCGCTGGAACTTGCTGCCGAAGAAACTCGAAACCACGTTGCCGTAGGAGTTGGTGATCACCGACATCATGATCAGGCCCGGCACGATGTACTCCATGTAGGTGAAGCCACCCATGTCGCCAATCTGGCGGCCGATCAGGTT
The genomic region above belongs to Pseudomonas poae and contains:
- a CDS encoding ABC transporter permease, with the protein product MSSELQPNIVALQTIVYREVKRFTRIWPQTLLPPAITMVLYFVIFGNLIGRQIGDMGGFTYMEYIVPGLIMMSVITNSYGNVVSSFFGSKFQRSIEELMVSPVSPHTILIGYTLGGVLRGLMVGVIVTLLSLFFTHLQVHHLGVTILVVVLTATIFSLLGFINAVFARNFDDISIIPTFVLTPLTYLGGVFYSITLLPPFWQTVSLANPVLHMVNAFRYGILGVSDIKISVAITFMVVATVVLYIGCARLLVSGRGMRT